From one Gracilibacillus salinarum genomic stretch:
- the mutS gene encoding DNA mismatch repair protein MutS: MGFTPMIQQYLKIKAEYQDCFLFFRLGDFYEMFFEDAKRAAQELEITLTSRDGGGEERIPMCGVPFHSAENYIKSLVEKGYKVAICEQVEDPKSAKGVVKREVVQLITPGTVMEGAMLDDEENNYLAVVTENEEDHFSLAYTDMSTGETFVMAIDNGWNAVLSELVNRPIKEIVVEEDFSQLYAENLREKLQFPVSIAKRSTKDNSMDLLVEEISDTNLRNTCILLYQYLYHTQKRAIDHLKKAQVIELAEYMTLDMYSQRNLEITNSLMRKEKFGSLLWVIDRTVTAMGARKLKKWLERPLLTKSLIERRLDLVTGFYQQFFEREEIREALQSIYDLERLSGRVSFGNVNARDLIQLKRSLSKVPMIKEQLQQFDDPALHELARDLDPLPELYTLLETSISEDAPISITDGNILKDGYHAELDQYRDASRNGKHWIAELEQKEKQETSIKSLKIGFNKVFGYYIEVTRPNLPMIPEGRYQRKQTLTNAERFITEELKEKETLILEAEEQSVALEYQLFLEIREKVKQFIPALQRLADIISEVDVLQSFATVSEENNFVRPTFSAERRINLEESRHPVIEKVMKNEQFVPNSINLADDKHLLLITGPNMSGKSTYMRQLALTVIMAQVGCYVPATQAELAIVDQIFTRIGAADDLVSGQSTFMVEMLEANHAIQHATENSLILLDEIGRGTSTYDGMALAQAIIEYIHNHIHAKTLFSTHYHELTSLEESLTALKNIHVRAEEIEGKVVFLHQIHEGAADESYGIHVAQLAGLPDTLIQRANTILSQLEGTEQSVQPVPEQKSNETNVYSMGQMAFFASEEPVKQQPSKKNHEIIERLNKINLLEMTPMDAMNQLYQLQKKAEELKGRN; encoded by the coding sequence ATGGGTTTTACGCCAATGATACAGCAATATTTAAAAATTAAAGCAGAGTATCAAGACTGCTTTTTATTTTTTCGATTAGGTGATTTTTACGAAATGTTCTTTGAGGATGCCAAAAGGGCAGCCCAGGAACTTGAAATAACATTAACGAGTCGTGATGGTGGTGGGGAGGAAAGGATACCGATGTGTGGTGTTCCTTTTCATTCTGCAGAGAATTATATTAAGTCGTTAGTTGAAAAAGGTTATAAAGTCGCGATTTGTGAACAGGTCGAAGATCCGAAATCGGCTAAAGGTGTGGTAAAGCGGGAAGTGGTACAGTTAATCACACCGGGTACGGTAATGGAAGGTGCCATGCTTGATGATGAAGAGAATAATTACCTTGCCGTTGTGACCGAAAATGAAGAAGATCACTTCTCTTTAGCATATACGGACATGTCTACCGGTGAGACATTTGTCATGGCGATCGACAATGGTTGGAATGCAGTCCTTAGTGAACTGGTTAACCGTCCAATTAAAGAAATTGTAGTGGAAGAGGATTTCAGCCAGCTCTATGCAGAGAACTTAAGAGAAAAACTGCAGTTTCCAGTATCTATTGCGAAACGATCTACTAAAGATAACAGTATGGATCTGCTGGTAGAAGAAATTAGCGACACTAACTTACGAAATACTTGTATTTTGCTTTATCAGTATTTATACCATACACAAAAACGGGCTATTGACCATCTTAAGAAAGCCCAAGTAATTGAATTAGCTGAGTATATGACACTGGATATGTATTCACAGCGCAATCTGGAGATTACAAATTCATTGATGCGAAAAGAGAAATTTGGCAGTTTGTTATGGGTCATTGATCGAACTGTAACAGCAATGGGCGCAAGGAAATTAAAAAAATGGCTTGAACGGCCTTTACTAACCAAGTCGTTGATTGAGCGTCGTTTAGATCTAGTTACTGGTTTTTATCAGCAGTTTTTTGAGCGCGAAGAAATAAGAGAGGCATTGCAATCTATTTATGACTTGGAAAGGCTGTCTGGTCGAGTTTCATTCGGTAACGTGAATGCACGAGATTTAATTCAATTGAAACGTTCCTTATCAAAAGTGCCGATGATTAAAGAACAGCTGCAACAATTTGATGACCCTGCACTCCATGAATTAGCTCGTGATTTGGATCCATTACCAGAACTGTACACCTTGTTAGAAACAAGTATTTCAGAAGATGCACCGATCTCTATTACGGATGGTAATATTTTGAAAGATGGTTATCACGCTGAATTGGATCAATACCGAGATGCATCAAGAAATGGTAAGCACTGGATAGCTGAATTGGAACAGAAAGAAAAACAGGAAACATCCATTAAATCGTTGAAGATCGGCTTTAATAAAGTATTTGGTTATTACATTGAAGTAACACGACCAAATTTGCCGATGATTCCAGAAGGCCGTTATCAACGGAAACAAACGTTAACGAATGCAGAACGTTTCATTACAGAGGAGCTGAAAGAAAAAGAAACACTGATTCTAGAGGCGGAGGAGCAAAGTGTAGCATTAGAATATCAATTGTTTCTGGAAATTAGAGAAAAGGTTAAACAATTTATTCCAGCATTGCAGCGTCTGGCTGATATCATCAGTGAGGTAGACGTGCTGCAAAGTTTTGCAACGGTTAGTGAGGAAAATAATTTTGTAAGACCAACTTTTTCAGCTGAGCGTCGCATTAATTTGGAAGAGAGTAGACATCCAGTAATCGAAAAAGTGATGAAAAATGAGCAATTTGTACCTAACTCTATTAATCTTGCTGATGATAAACATTTGTTACTGATTACAGGACCGAATATGTCTGGTAAGAGTACATATATGCGGCAACTGGCTTTGACCGTCATCATGGCACAAGTCGGTTGTTATGTACCTGCAACCCAGGCGGAATTGGCAATTGTAGATCAGATTTTCACTAGAATCGGTGCAGCGGATGACCTCGTATCTGGTCAGAGTACGTTTATGGTTGAGATGCTTGAGGCGAATCATGCCATACAGCATGCGACAGAGAACAGCTTAATTTTATTGGATGAAATCGGAAGAGGGACAAGCACTTATGATGGAATGGCGCTAGCCCAAGCTATCATTGAATATATTCATAATCATATTCATGCTAAAACGTTGTTCTCTACTCACTATCATGAGTTAACAAGTCTCGAGGAGAGCCTGACTGCACTGAAGAATATCCATGTCCGTGCAGAAGAAATTGAAGGTAAAGTTGTATTCCTTCACCAGATTCATGAAGGAGCGGCTGACGAAAGTTATGGCATTCATGTTGCTCAGCTGGCAGGTTTACCAGATACACTGATACAGCGTGCAAATACAATTCTGTCCCA